A single window of Gossypium hirsutum isolate 1008001.06 chromosome A10, Gossypium_hirsutum_v2.1, whole genome shotgun sequence DNA harbors:
- the LOC107914416 gene encoding cyclin-dependent kinase inhibitor 7 isoform X1 — MRRKCTTVEGIAVMELDDVGVLTIAMAEAATEAVRNKRRRFNDDDEGQAAECKVTSSTTSYIQLRSRRILVDHYPRNENQCLSPSSDHEDDVPCCSSIISSCGKRIIELPDLEDESIEVKSSTHFSSRESRRETTPLSELRAEPEDMDSTSRPSGGNSRRRSMVEKMPTEAELEEFFVVAEEKLRNQFAEKYNYDILKDQLVEGRYEWARLKP, encoded by the exons ATGAGGAGGAAGTGTACAACAGTTGAAGGAATTGCAGTTATGGAGCTAGATGACGTCGGAGTTCTAACGATAGCCATGGCGGAGGCGGCAACCGAAGCAGTTCGGAATAAACGAAGAAGATTTAACGACGACGATGAAGGCCAAGCAGCAGAATGTAAAGTAACTTCCTCAACGACGTCGTATATCCAGTTAAGAAGCCGGAGGATTTTGGTGGATCATTATCCTCGTAATGAAAATCAGTGTTTGAGCCCTAGCTCGGACCATGAAGATGACGTGCCATGTTGTTCAAGCATTATCAGCTCGTGCGGAAAAAGGATTATCGAATTGCCAGATCTGGAG GATGAGAGCATTGAAGTTAAATCATCCACGCATTTCAGCAGCAGAGAGAG CAGGAGAGAAACGACGCCGTTGAGTGAGCTTCGAGCAGAACCAGAAGACATGGATTCAACGTCCAGGCCATCAGGGGGGAACTCGCGGCGTAGATCAATGGTAGAGAAGATGCCAACCGAAGCAGAACTCGAAGAATTCTTTGTTGTTGCTGAGGAAAAACTTAGAAATCAGTTCGCAGAAAA GTACAATTACGATATTCTCAAGGATCAACTAGTAGAAGGACGATATGAGTGGGCTCGATTAAAGCCATGA
- the LOC107914416 gene encoding cyclin-dependent kinase inhibitor 7 isoform X2, protein MRRKCTTVEGIAVMELDDVGVLTIAMAEAATEAVRNKRRRFNDDDEGQAAECKVTSSTTSYIQLRSRRILVDHYPRNENQCLSPSSDHEDDVPCCSSIISSCGKRIIELPDLEDESIEVKSSTHFSSRERRETTPLSELRAEPEDMDSTSRPSGGNSRRRSMVEKMPTEAELEEFFVVAEEKLRNQFAEKYNYDILKDQLVEGRYEWARLKP, encoded by the exons ATGAGGAGGAAGTGTACAACAGTTGAAGGAATTGCAGTTATGGAGCTAGATGACGTCGGAGTTCTAACGATAGCCATGGCGGAGGCGGCAACCGAAGCAGTTCGGAATAAACGAAGAAGATTTAACGACGACGATGAAGGCCAAGCAGCAGAATGTAAAGTAACTTCCTCAACGACGTCGTATATCCAGTTAAGAAGCCGGAGGATTTTGGTGGATCATTATCCTCGTAATGAAAATCAGTGTTTGAGCCCTAGCTCGGACCATGAAGATGACGTGCCATGTTGTTCAAGCATTATCAGCTCGTGCGGAAAAAGGATTATCGAATTGCCAGATCTGGAG GATGAGAGCATTGAAGTTAAATCATCCACGCATTTCAGCAGCAGAGAGAG GAGAGAAACGACGCCGTTGAGTGAGCTTCGAGCAGAACCAGAAGACATGGATTCAACGTCCAGGCCATCAGGGGGGAACTCGCGGCGTAGATCAATGGTAGAGAAGATGCCAACCGAAGCAGAACTCGAAGAATTCTTTGTTGTTGCTGAGGAAAAACTTAGAAATCAGTTCGCAGAAAA GTACAATTACGATATTCTCAAGGATCAACTAGTAGAAGGACGATATGAGTGGGCTCGATTAAAGCCATGA